The Balearica regulorum gibbericeps isolate bBalReg1 chromosome 5, bBalReg1.pri, whole genome shotgun sequence genome window below encodes:
- the SIVA1 gene encoding apoptosis regulatory protein Siva isoform X1 — protein sequence MPKRSCPFGEAAPLQLKTRVGLRELSRGVRGEEYRREVFERTRRLLFRGAQAYMEGAWPASPAATCAVTRSPEPGGEAQDSSAGRRWSEQLFIGHDGKLLRRPAATEKAVPPMGVSKACSSCVRTADVKEACTQCDQFICQNCSRLCSCCNTVTCSLCSTIDYGDVGEQVLCNGCSIFQV from the exons ATGCCGAAGCGCTCCTGCCCCTTTGGGGAGGCGGCCCCGCTCCAGCTGAAAACACGCGTGGGGCTGCGCGAGCTGAGCCGGGGCGTGCGGGGCGAGGAGTACCGCCGGGAGGTCTTCg AGAGGACCCGGCGGCTGCTCTTCAGGGGCGCCCAGGCGTACATGGAGGGTGCCTGGcccgccagccccgccgccACCTGTGCGGTCACCCGCTCGCCGGAGCCGGGCGGGGAGGCGCAGGACAGCAGCGCGGGACGCCGCTGGAGCGAGCAGCTCTTCATCGGCCACGACGGGAAACTGCTGAGGCGGCCTGCCGCCACGGAGAAGG CAGTTCCACCCATGGGAGTTTCCAAAGCCTGTTCATCGTGTGTAAGGACAGCTGATGTCAAGGAAGCGTGTACACAGTGTGACCAGTTCATCTGCCAGAActgcagcaggctctgcagctgctgtaacACAGTTACCTGTTCTTTGTGCTCTACTATTGA ttatgGTGATGTGGGAGAGCAAGTTCTCTGCAATGGTTGTTCAATATTTCAAGTCTGA
- the SIVA1 gene encoding apoptosis regulatory protein Siva isoform X2: MPKRSCPFGEAAPLQLKTRVGLRELSRGVRGEEYRREVFERTRRLLFRGAQAYMEGAWPASPAATCAVTRSPEPGGEAQDSSAGRRWSEQLFIGHDGKLLRRPAATEKVPPMGVSKACSSCVRTADVKEACTQCDQFICQNCSRLCSCCNTVTCSLCSTIDYGDVGEQVLCNGCSIFQV, translated from the exons ATGCCGAAGCGCTCCTGCCCCTTTGGGGAGGCGGCCCCGCTCCAGCTGAAAACACGCGTGGGGCTGCGCGAGCTGAGCCGGGGCGTGCGGGGCGAGGAGTACCGCCGGGAGGTCTTCg AGAGGACCCGGCGGCTGCTCTTCAGGGGCGCCCAGGCGTACATGGAGGGTGCCTGGcccgccagccccgccgccACCTGTGCGGTCACCCGCTCGCCGGAGCCGGGCGGGGAGGCGCAGGACAGCAGCGCGGGACGCCGCTGGAGCGAGCAGCTCTTCATCGGCCACGACGGGAAACTGCTGAGGCGGCCTGCCGCCACGGAGAAGG TTCCACCCATGGGAGTTTCCAAAGCCTGTTCATCGTGTGTAAGGACAGCTGATGTCAAGGAAGCGTGTACACAGTGTGACCAGTTCATCTGCCAGAActgcagcaggctctgcagctgctgtaacACAGTTACCTGTTCTTTGTGCTCTACTATTGA ttatgGTGATGTGGGAGAGCAAGTTCTCTGCAATGGTTGTTCAATATTTCAAGTCTGA